Proteins co-encoded in one Salvia splendens isolate huo1 chromosome 4, SspV2, whole genome shotgun sequence genomic window:
- the LOC121800007 gene encoding uncharacterized protein LOC121800007 — protein MERAEESGSPSWSSSFYMPTSEDVARAVAAAAAAVRSPRPSVVYSSKEENGGQLKKLQHQVSRMLKGLSTPPEVKSSLYNPEILTSQKRQWANFQLQMLDHKVRKEPSKLFESMVVVGLPPSSDVQALQNLYLARKFEGPGKLRSALGSQNQCRIEPNLEPQVLFVYPPEKQLPLKYKDLLSFCFPNGVEVNAVERTPSMSELNEILLGQEHLKQSDLSFVFRLQVADSSTLYGCCVLVEEMIQKPSGLISTVSDGQPACSSRSRYILMTRRCYCILSRLPFFELHFGVLNSIFTEERLERLTKQINGLDLDSPVGCDMVETLEERAESLPLTDGAPNTHDGAVDSSESSTNDSISGSPINNISQFELHNGSDVPLDPEIEKLASWEEPAAEVDSPITDNLSAKQSFERRLPNSVLPFIRYQQCESSESSPSFRASPCEDRDFRCDYEEADAEEACSSGRDIFSEQSDILEWAKANNHGSLQIICEYYQLSYPARGSTIMFNPLGHLHPLEYHRPDESVLPIAGSKIDLRSCNTSLAFSEAHSALVVEEEAAALSVWAIACLCGTLRLEHVLTLFAGALLEKQIVIVCSNLGILSALVLSIIPLIRPYQWQSLLMPVLPNDMLDFLDAPVPYIVGVKNKTELQAKLTNVIVVDANKNQVKSPSLPQLPQQRELHSLLSPFHEKLVGESYLGKKRPIYECTDVQKEAAKGFLYVLRSYLDSLCSNLRSHTITNVQSNDDKVSLLLKESFIESFPSRNRPFMKLFLDTQLFSVHTDFILSFFQKE, from the exons ATGGAGAGAGCTGAAGAATCAGGTAGTCCTAGTTGGAGCTCGTCGTTCTATATGCCTACAAGCGAGGATGTTGCTAGAGCTGTTGCAGCAGCAGCTGCAGCTGTTCGTTCTCCTCGACCGTCTGTGGTGTATTCGTCGAAAGAGGAGAATGGCGGCCAGCTTAAGAAGCTTCAGCATCAGGTCTCGAGAATGTTGAAAGGTCTATCCACTCCCCCAGAAGTTAAAAGCAGTTTATACAACCCAGAAATACTGACAAGTCAGAAGCGTCAGTGGGCTAACTTTCAATTACAAATGCTG GATCACAAAGTAAGGAAGGAGCCATCAAAGCTTTTTGAGAGCATGGTGGTTGTTGGACTTCCTCCTAGTTCTGATGTTCAAGCACTCCAAAATCTGTACTTGGCTAGAAAATTTGAAGGTCCAGGGAAATTGCGAAGTGCACTTGGTAGTCAGAATCAGTGCCGTATAGAACCTAACCTTGAGCCGCAG GTCTTGTTTGTTTATCCTCCAGAAAAGCAACTACCGTTAAAGTACAAGGATCTCCTTTCTTTCTGCTTTCCAAACGGGGTAGAG GTGAATGCTGTTGAGAGAACGCCATCAATGAGTGAATTGAATGAGATACTTCTGGGACAG GAGCATCTCAAACAGAGTGATTTGTCATTTGTCTTCCGGCTGCAG GTTGCTGATTCTTCAACTCTTTATGGTTGCTGTGTTTTGGTTGAAGAAATGATACAAAAGCCGTCCGGGTTGATCTCTACTGTTTCTGATGGGCAACCTGCCTGTTCAAGTCGGAGCCGCTATATTTTGATGACACGTCGTTGTTACTGCATTCTTTCCAGGCTTCCATTTTTCGAGCTACATTTTGGCGTGTTAAATAG CATCTTTACGGAAGAGAGGTTGGAGCGATTGACGAAGCAGATAAATGGTTTGGATTTAGACTCACCTGTGGGCTGCGATATGGTTGAAACATTAGAAGAGAGAGCTGAAAGTTTACCGCTGACTGATGGAGCACCCAACACACATGATGGGGCAGTTGATTCTTCGGAGTCGAGTACAAACGACTCTATCTCAGGAAGCCCAATTAACAATATATCTCAGTTTGAACTTCATAATGGCAGTGATGTCCCTCTTGATCCTGAAATAGAAAAACTAGCTTCTTGGGAAGAGCCGGCAGCTGAAGTTGATTCACCTATTACTGACAATCTCAGTGCAAAGCAGTCATTTGAAAGGCGATTACCAAATTCTGTATTACCATTCATCCGGTACCAACAATGTGAAAGTTCCGAGTCATCCCccag TTTTCGAGCATCACCATGTGAAGATAGGGATTTTAGATGTGATTATGAAGAGGCAGATGCAGAAGAAGCATGTTCATCTGGTCGAGATATCTTCAGTGAACAAAGTGATATCCTTGAGTGGGCAAAG GCAAACAACCACGGATCCTTGCAAATAATTTGTGAATATTACCAATTATCTTACCCCGCACGTGGTTCAACAATCATGTTCAACCCTCTGGGTCACCTTCATCCTCTAGAATATCATAGACCCGACGAATCAGTTCTACCCATTGCAGGTTCAAAAATCGATCTGAGATCTTGCAATACAAGTTTGGCGTTTTCTGAG GCCCACAGCGCGCTCGTTGTGGAAGAGGAGGCAGCTGCTTTATCAGTGTGGGCTATCGCTTGCTTATGTGGTACCCTAAGACTGGAGCAT GTGTTGACATTATTTGCAGGAGCCCTACTGGAGAAGCAGATTGTCATTGTCTGTTCAAATTTG GGTATTTTGTCTGCTTTAGTTCTATCAATTATCCCCCTGATTCGGCCTTATCAGTGGCAGAGCTTGTTAATGCCG GTACTTCCAAATGACATGCTGGACTTTCTGGATGCACCTGTCCCATACATA GTAGGTGTAAAGAATAAAACAGAGCTGCAGGCAAAGTTAACTAATGTTATTGTGGTCGATGCAAATAAAAACCAG GTGAAATCACCGTCACTACCACAGCTACCTCAACAGAGAGAACTGCACTCACTCCTCAGTCCTTTTCATGAGAAACTGGTCGGAGAAAGTTACTTAGGGAAGAAAAGGCCAATCTACGAATGCACTGATGTGCAG AAAGAAGCTGCCAAAGGCTTTCTGTATGTGCTGCGGTCTTACTTGGACTCTCTCTGTTCTAACCTTCGTTCTCACACAATCACTAATGTCCAATCAAACGACGATAAG GTATCTCTGCTGTTAAAAGAGAGTTTCATCGAGTCATTCCCCAGTCGGAATCGCCCTTTCATGAAG CTCTTCTTGGATACGCAGCTCTTCTCTGTACATACGGATTTTATACTCTCTTTCTTCCAGAAGGAATAG